In a genomic window of Magnolia sinica isolate HGM2019 chromosome 16, MsV1, whole genome shotgun sequence:
- the LOC131228571 gene encoding aspartic proteinase 36-like: MPDPSTSAPSWVRRLPSGLLLLFLSVLTHHPSGISSSHLPSDPINFVRPLRPSSSMILPLTLSFPNSSQPSIEGNFRRQLQKEHQTPDARMRLHDDLLTNGYYTTRLYIGTPPQKFALIVDTGSTVTYVPCSTCEQCGKHQDPRFDFEKSSTYQPVKCTLDCTCDRDNMQCTYERQYAEMSSSSGVLGNDILSFGKESALEPQRAVFGCENIETGDLFSQRADGIMGLGRGQLSVMDQLVEKGVISDSFSLCYGGMGVGGGAMVLGGISPPLDMVFSHSDPVRSPYYNIELKEIHVAGKALPLNPSVFDSRHGTVLDSGTTYAYLPEPAFVAFKNALVKKLSLKKIRGPDPNYNDICFSGAGSDVSQLSKSFPEVKLVFGNGQKLLLAPENYLFRHSKVHGAYCLGIFQNGKDPTTLLGGIVVRNTLVTYDRENERIGFWKTNCSELWERLHIPGAPSPAPSVSHVKNSTITVPPALSPSGLPENIIPGQFKVGLITFDMSLSVNYLDLVPHMTKLTDYIARELEVNTSQVHLLNVTSERNGSLIRWAIFPAESSHYISNTTAMSIISRLTEHRVHLPDTFGSYRLVKWKLEPPVKRRWWLQRFLAVVVGIAVVVILSFSTFLAWYIWRRRQQEFGRYKPVDAVVGEQELQQL; the protein is encoded by the exons ATGCCCGATCCGTCGACCTCCGCACCATCATGGGTTCGTCGCCTCCCTTCCGGCCTTCTCCTCCTCTTTCTGTCTGTCCTCACCCACCATCCTTCTGGTATCTCCTCCTCACACCTACCCTCAGATCCCATCAATTTCGTCCGTCCATTGAGACCCTCCTCATCCATGATCCTACCCCTCACCCTCTCTTTCCCCAattcatcccagccgtccatcgaAGGCAATTTTCGCCGCCAGCTGCAGAAAGAGCATCAAACTCCAGATGCCCGCATGCGACTCCACGATGATCTACTTACCAATGG TTACTATACGACCCGGCTTTATATCGGGACCCCACCGCAGAAATTTGCTCTGATCGTCGATACAGGGAGTACGGTCACGTACGTTCCATGCTCCACCTGCGAGCAGTGTGGCAAGCATCAG GATCCAAGGTTTGATTTTGAAAAGTCGAGCACTTATCAACCAGTAAAATGCACGTTAGACTGCACTTGTGACAGGGATAATATGCAATGTACTTATGAGAGGCAGTACGCAGAAATGAGCTCTAGCAGTGGGGTGCTTGGTAATGATATTTTATCATTTGGCAAGGAAAGCGCATTGGAGCCCCAGCGAGCTGTTTTTGGTTGTGAAAATATCGAAACTGGCGATCTTTTCAGTCAACGTGCTGATGGCATAATGGGTCTTGGCCGTGGTCAGCTTAGCGTCATGGATCAACTTGTTGAGAAGGGTGTAATAAGTGACTCGTTTTCCTTATGTtatggtggaatgggtgttggCGGGGGTGCGATGGTTCTTGGTGGAATTTCTCCTCCCCTTGATATGGTCTTTTCCCACTCTGACCCTGTCCGCAG TCCATATTACAATATCGAGCTGAAGGAAATACATGTAGCTGGGAAGGCGTTGCCGTTGAACCCAAGTGTATTTGATAGCAGGCATGGAACTGTCCTGGATAGTGGTACAACGTACGCATACCTACCAGAACCGGCATTTGTAGCATTCAAGAATGCT CTTGTGAAGAAACTTTCCCTCAAAAAGATCCGTGGTCCAGACCCAAATTACAATGATATCTGCTTTTCCGGTGCTGGAAG TGATGTCTCCCAACTGTCTAAGTCCTTTCCAGAGGTCAAATTGGTTTTTGGCAATGGGCAAAAGTTGTTGCTAGCTCCTGAAAACTACTTGTTTCGG CATTCAAAGGTTCATGGTGCTTACTGCCTTGGAATTTTTCAGAATGGAAAAGATCCAACAACTCTTTTGGGAG GAATTGTTGTTCGCAATACTCTTGTAACTTATGATCGTGAGAATGAAAGGATTGGGTTCTGGAAAACCAACTGTTCTGAATTATGGGAGAGGCTGCATATCCCTGGAGCTCCTTCTCCGGCACCTTCAGTCTCCCATGTCAAGAATTCAACTATAACAGTGCCACCTGCATTGTCTCCGAGTGGACTGCCTGAAAATATAATTCCAG GCCAATTCAAAGTTGGGCTCATCACATTTGATATGTCCTTGAGTGTAAACTACTTAGACCTGGTGCCTCACATGACAAAACTCACAGATTACATTGCACGGGAATTAGAAGTTAATACATCTCAG GTCCATCTATTGAATGTTACTAGTGAAAGAAATGGCTCCCTCATTAGATGGGCTATATTTCCAGCGGAATCTTCTCATTACATTTCCAATACCACTGCAATG AGCATAATCTCCCGCTTAACTGAACACCGTGTGCACCTTCCTGATACCTTTGGGAGTTATCGGTTGGTCAAATGGAAACTTGAACCGCCAGTGAAAAG GAGGTGGTGGCTGCAACGCTTTTTGGCAGTGGTGGTGGGAATTGCAGTAGTGGTGATACTCAGTTTTTCAACTTTTCTGGCATGGTACATTTGGAGACGCAGACAGCAAGAATTTGGGAGATACAAGCCCGTGGATGCTGTTGTGGGCGAGCAAGAGCTCCAGCAGCTCTAA